From Ailuropoda melanoleuca isolate Jingjing chromosome 8, ASM200744v2, whole genome shotgun sequence, a single genomic window includes:
- the SPA17 gene encoding sperm surface protein Sp17, whose product MSIPFSNTHYRIPQGFGNLLEGLTREILREQPENIPAFAAAYFENLLEKREKTNFDPAEWGTKVDDRFYNNHAFKEHESPENGESAKEKSRGSVKEDETPVTALESSEEEKEKEENAALKIQAVFRGHLAREEVKKMKSGEPQEEKREENE is encoded by the exons ATGTCGATTCCATTCTCCAACACCCACTACCGAATTCCACAAGGATTTGGGAATCTTCTTGAAGGGCTGACACGTGAGATTCTGAGGGAGCAACCAGAAAATATACCAGCTTTTGCAGCAGCATATTTTGAAAATCTTCTAGAGAAACGAGAGA AAACCAACTTTGACCCAGCAGAATGGGGGACTAAGGTAGACGACCGCTTCTATAACAACCATGCATTCAAG GAGCATGAATCACCTGAGAATGGTGAGTCTGCAAAAGAAAAGTCTCGCGGATCCGTGAAAGAGGATGAGACACCAGTCACAGCCTTA GAAtcttctgaagaagaaaaagagaaagaggagaacgCTGCTCTCAAAATTCAAGCAGTCTTCCGGGGACACTTAGCCAGAGAGgaggtgaagaaaatgaaatcggGTGAGcctcaagaagagaaaagagaagaaaacgaGTGA